Within Marinomonas mediterranea MMB-1, the genomic segment TGACACTTTTTCGGCAACTTATGCTGACCATTTTTATACTCTTGTCTTTTGTTTTGATGGTAGTAATGGCCATTAACTTTAAGACGACAAAAGACTACTTGGTTGAGCAGTTGCGATCAACGACCCAAGACACTGCCACATCGCTAAGTATGCAGGTGTCTGACTTTATGGCATTAGAGGATTATGCGTCAGTCGATAGTTCACTTAATGCCGTCTTTGATAGCGGTTATTTTTCTAAGGTTCGAGTCCATGTTTATGATACGGATTCAGATGTTGAAAGGTCGAATCAAACCGTCATTCAGGGTGTGCCAGCGTGGTTTATAAACTCTATTGATTTCGAGGTGCCAACAGCCAAAGCCGTGGTTTCAAATGGTTGGAATGAGCTTGGTCAAATATACGTCACAGGAAGTGCTGGTTATGGTTATTTTCAGTTGTGGAATGCGACGCGAGGCTTACTACTCTCGTTCCTGATTATTGGCTTGGTGACGATAGCGGTTGGTTGGGTCATGATTCGGTGGTTGTTTAAGCCATTGGCTGAGGTGGAAAAGCAAGCGGAAGCGATTCAGCAGCGTAAATTTGTACGGATGGAAAAGCTACCCAAAACCCGAGAACTGAAGTCAGTTGTTCAGTCAATGAACCGCATGGCTGAAAAGTTAGAAAAAGAGTTTGAGGCGGAAGCAGAAACGGCACAATGGCTTCAGGCAAAAGCGTTTAAAGATCCCGTTAGTGGGTTAGGCAATCGAAACTTTTTTGATAGCCAGATAAAGGCTCATTTTTCTGACGCCGATCGAGTGGTTGATGGGCTGTTGCTTGTAAGCTTGGCAGATTTAGGTCGCCTCAATAATGAGAGAGGTTATGAGGCAACGGATTTATTTATTCGTTCGTCCGCCGACATTATTCAAAGTCAGGTTAGCTTGTCTTCTGCCGAAGCCGTATTGGCGCGTTTAGGGGGAGCGGACTTTATTGTACTGTTGCCTAACATTGACCTTGATCGACTTAAGCATTTTGTTGATGAGACAATTGCAGCACTGCATGAGCTTGCGAGCTCTCGAATCAGTTATTCTGAGTCCGTTGCTAATATCGGTGCGGTCTTGATTGATCAGGCTGATGATAGATCAGCGGCGATGGCTCAAGTTGATGCCGCTTTACGAGCCGCTAAGACGGCTGGATCAAATCAGGTTCGAGTATTCGATAGCGAAGCGGGTGATGACCTAGCGATCGGGCGTATGGCATGGCGTGATATGCTTGAAACTGCAATCGAGTCGAGCTCATTTACGTTGCGTAAGCAAAAAGTATCTGGGCTTGATGACTTAGATAATGTGTTTCACGAAGAGATCTATGCCAGCCTAGAGCATGAAGGTAAGCAGTATCACGCAGGTTACTTTATCGGTCTCGCTGAGCAGTTTGACTTGGGTGATCAAGTGGATCAGGTCATTATCAAGCGTGTTTTAGCCTATTTAGATCAAGAAAAGTCGAGCGCACAGCTTGCTGTTAACTTGTCTGCGTCGGCTTACGCGAAGCCGTCTTTTGTGGCTTGGTTGGATGTGCTTTTAGAAGGGGTGTCGCAAGACATCAAGTCGAAGTTGGCTTTTGAGATTTCTGAGCAAAGTGTGCTGTCGACCGAAGATCATTCCTTCCTACTTGTGCAAACCTTAAAGAGACACAAGGTCACGTTTGGTATAGACAATGTTGGTAAGCAGTTTTCCGCTTTCCAATATTTGCAGACCTTAATGCCCGACTACGTAAAAGTAGATCCTTCATACACCAAGATGGCGGTTGGCGAAGATGCGGAGTCTTTCTTCATGCATACGTTGTGTAAGATGTTTGGAAGCTTAAACATACAAGTGATTGCGACAGGGGTTGAGACGACAAGTCAGATAGATGAGTTGAAACGATTTGATATTGTTAGCGTGCAAGGGTACGCAATTGGTAGACCGCAGGAAATGGTAATCCAATAAAATTCTTAATTTGCGTAAATGAGCCGGTAAGTTACTGACTCATTTACAAAAAAAGCACAAAACGTTACCAGAAAAAAGGACGCTAAATAAGCGAGTCATTACCTGCAGGAGGTAGGTCTTCGCTGATCAAAATAGCATCGTTTGAACCGTTGTGGACACCACGAACCCACTTTCTGCTCAATAGCTTTTTCTGAGCGGCTATGGGCAGCTCTGTAAATTGAATGAGTCGTTTTTCCGCTAACAAGTCAATTAAATCCTCTAAAACACGCATCATGTCTTGGTCTGAGGTCGTTAGCAGCTCTTGCGTATCTTTACCGTCAAGTTTTGATTCGACGATGCCAGCGACGACTGGGTCGTCAGGAGCGACTAATTTTGAATATTCCTCGCTTTGTTGTGTTGCCACATCAATAATTTCGCCTGCATCATTTAGCTTGGCATATAACATAGTTCGCTTCCTCGTCTTACGTCATTCTCATTCCTCATCATGCTTCCCATAATAAGAAATAAACTCTATTCTAGTCTAGTATATACGAATTCGAAATTTGTGACTGGCGTGTTCCTAATCGCTAGTAGTAAAGGAGCAATTGGTTAACATGTCTCAAAAAGACACCCCTAACGATATTCAAAGAGTTGGTGAGCAAGCTTCTAATGTTGAAAATGAAGCAGTAAAGGAGTCAACTCAAAACCCTTCGCAAACGGAAGATAATGCAAATGCAGATCAAATTGCAGAGGCAGGTGTAAACGACACTCCGACAAAAGAAAAAGAACAATGGGAGATTGATGCTTCCCTTCTAGAATACCCAAATCAATTGCTTGATTGCTTGGCTTTACTGAGTAAGTATTTTGATAATCCTTACACGGCGGATGCAATCGCGGCAGGTTTGCCTATTACAGATAATGAAATGACCCCAGAGTTGTTTCAGAGAGCGGCCAAGCGAATAGGCATTAATTCTCGTTTTGTTAAGCGCAATTTGAAAAATATCTCTTCAATGGTGCTGCCTGTCGTGCTTTTGTTAGAAGATAAAAAAGCCTGTGTTTTGTTAGAGGTAAATCAGGAGCAGGGTGTTGCTAAGGTATTTCGACCTGAATCCGGCGAGGGCGAAGTCTATATCAAGTTAGATAAGTTGGAAAAGGTACATACCGGCTACGTTTTCTTTGTTAGGCCTGTATTTAGGTTTGATAAACGCTCTGAGTCAAAGGCGGAAAGATTTAAGAAAGGGCATTGGTTCTGGGGTACGATATCTCGCTCGTGGCGTATTTATCGAGACGTGCTGGTGGCCTCTCTTTTGATTAATCTATTTGCTGTTGCTAGCCCTCTGTTTGTCATGAATGTTTATGACAGGGTGGTGCCAAACAATGCATTTGATACGCTTTGGGTGCTTGCCATCGGTGCGGCCTCTGTTTATCTATTTGATTTTCTTTTGCGGACGCTTCGAAGTTACTTCATTGATATAGCGGGTAAGAAGTCCGATATTTTATTGTCAGCCTCTATTTTCTCTCGTGTTAATAATATGAAAATGGAAGCTCGCCCTAAATCTGTGGGGGCATTTGCTAAGAACCTACAAGAGTTTGAAAGTATTAGAGAGTTTATAACCTCGGCAACGATCACAACGTTAGTAGATCTTCCGTTTATGTTCCTCATTATTGGGGTTATTTGGCTCATCGGCGGTCCTGTTAGCTTTATTCCTTTGGTGACTATTTTCTTAATCTTGGCGTACAGCGTCATCATTCAACGACCGCTGAAACGCTCAATTGAAGAAAGTCAAAAGACCGCCTCCCAAAAGAATGCGCTTTTAATTGAAAGCTTGGTTAATGCTGAAAGCGTGAAGCTAAACAGGGCAGAAGGTGTATTGCAGAAACAATGGGAAGGGGCTGTAGGTAATATTGCGGACTGGGGTGTAAAAACTCGTCAGCTAGCCCAATCGTGTTCTGCATTCGCGCAAGTTGCTCAGCAGCTTACGACTGTTGTTATGGTTATTGCGGGTGTGTACCAGATATCGGAAGGTAACATGAGTATGGGAGCGCTTATTGCTTCTGTCATGTTAACAGGAAGAGCGTTGGGCCCGATGGCACAAATTGCGGGGCTGGCAACGCGCTATAATCAAGCGAAAAGTGCACTAGGCGCGATTAATGAAATCATGTCTGCGCCCGTTGAAAACCCTGAGGACGTAAAATATGTGCATCGACCTGCATTTGAAGGGAACTTTCAATTTGATGGGGTCGCATTTTCATATCCTGAGCAAGAACAGACTGCGATAAGTAATGTCGGCTTTACCATTAAGCCTGGCGAGAAGGTTGCTATCATTGGTCGTATCGGCTCGGGCAAATCGACATTGGGCAAAATTATGACGGGTTTGTACGCGCCTAGCCAAGGGGCTGTGCGTGTTGATGGTGTGGATATGCGCCAAATAAACCCTGCTGATTTGCGTCGCAATATCGGCGCGGTCTCGCAAGACGTTTCTCTGTTTTATGGTTCAATTCGTGACAATATCGTGATGGGCGTGCCTTACATCGAAGATGAGGCGATACTTCGTGCGGCCGATCTTTCAGGTGTGTCTGAGTTTGCAAACCGAAGAGCATCTGGTTTGGACAGCGATGTAGGTGAACGTGGTATGTTGTTATCAGGCGGGCAGCGCCAAAGTATCGCAATTGCACGAGCACTTCTTTTCGACCCGCCCATTTTGATATTAGACGAACCGACGGCATCCATGGATAACACGACAGAAACTCGTATGAAACGGAGGCTCATGGAGGGTTTAAAAGACAAAACCTTGGTACTAATTACGCATAAAGCATCGATGTTGGATATGGTTGACCGGATAATCGTAATGGATAACGGAAGAATGGTTGCTGATGGTCCTAAGGCGCAAGTGCATGAAGCATTACGTCAAGGTAAGTTGAAGGTAAGTTAACGATGTCTAAAACGAATGGTGATGTGGCTCAAAATGATTTGGGCTTTCTGAGTGATCGTAACGCCGCCTTAATGCTGAAAACGCCTCGCGGCGGAAGAATTATATTATGGGTGATCTTTTTATTTTTAACGGCCGGTGTTATTTGGGCTCATTACGCTGAGCTAGATGAAGTGACGGTGGGCGAGGGTACTGTCATTCCGTCTAGTCAATTGCAAGTCGTGCAAAACTTAGAGGGGGGTATCTTAAAAGAAATCGCGACTCGAATTGGTCAAAAAGTGGAACGCGGCCAGCTGTTGATGATCATTGAAAATACTGAGGCGCTGTCGTCATTGCGTGAACAGCAAGTCGAATCGTTTAACTTGGACGCTCGTGCGCAGCGCCTTGCTGCAGAGGCATCAGGGAAAGATCCAGAATTCTCTGATGAAATTAAAGATGCGTATCCGAACATAATTGATCGTGAAGAGGCGCTGTATAATAATCGGTTGGCGTCTCTAAGGGCAAATCAGCAAGTCTTCAAGCAGCAGATAGACCAAAAAAAACAGGAGGTAATCGAGCAAGAAGCAAAGCTTGTTAACTTACGGGACAGTTACGAGTTAGCTGAAGAGGAGTTGGCATTAACTGAGCCAGCTTTTGAGCAAGGGGCCGTGTCTCGTGTAGAACTACTGCAATTGAGAAGGCAGGTTAATACGCTTCGCGGAGATATGGAGGCGACTGAACTTGCTATCCCTCGAGCAAGGTCTTCGCTTAAAGAAGCTGAGAATAAGCTAAAAGAAGTGGATGCTAAATTTAGAGCGGAAGCACAAGAAGATCTAACCAAGGTAAAGGGTAAATTGGATCAAATTAGAGAATCCTCGGTCTCTTTGGAAGATAAAGTATCTCGTACGCAGGTGAGGTCGCCTGTAAAAGGTATTGTTAAGCAGATACAGATCAATACAGTGGGGGGGGTTATCAAGCCTGGGATGAACCTTGTTGAGATCGTCCCTCTAGAGGACTCTTTGCTGATCGAAGCAAAAGTTAGGCCTGAGGATATTGGTTTTATAAAACCAGGGCTGCCGGCTGTGGTTAAGCTTACTGCATATGATTTTGCCGTTTTTGGTGGTTTGCAGGCTAGGGTAGAAACGATATCCGCTGATACGATATTGGACGAAGAAGGAAACAGTTTTTACGCCGTTCGTGTTCGAACGGATAAGAGTTACCTAGGAACAGAAGATCGTCCACTGCCCATTATTCCGGGGATGCAGGCGGGGGTGGATGTCATAACGGGTAAGAAGTCACTACTTGATTATTTACTGAAGCCTATATTAAAAGCGAAGCAAAATGCACTAAGAGAAAGATAGTTACATTTATACTTCGATATGCGTCGCTAAATTTACAAATGTTAACGCTATATTGTTGAAATATGAGTAGAATTTCCATCGAGCATTGGCCAAGTTTATGAGGTTGTTTTGAATATATTGTGCTGGAACACGGATGACGCGATATGGCAGCACTGGGCAAAAGTGATGCCTTTGCAGAGTAATGTGATTCGTGTTCAGAGTAGTGAAGAGGTGTTTGAGGCGCTTAATCGAAAGGCTTCTGAGTTCGAGTACTGTTTCGTTTTCTTAGGTGATGAAAACTTTTCTCGAATGGTTGAGGATGTTGTCGCTATTAAAATTCAATTTAGTGACTTGAAGCTGATCGCGTTTCCGAATCGCTCTAGTCAAGATGCGGCGCTTCGTATGCTTTCTAATGGCGTGAATGGGCAATGTAACCCGTACATTGCCCAAGATCAGCTAGCGTTGGTTTTGTCTGTGGTCGATTCTGGTGAAATATGGGGTGGTAAGGTGTTTATTCAGCAGCTTATCAAGCAGACGGCTCAGCGAGAGCATGTTTTGACCAATGACACTGTATTAGATGAGCTGTCTGACAGGGAGAGAGACGTTGCACTGTTTATTGCAAAAGGGCTTACTAATAAGCAAATTGCGGGTGAAATGGACATTGTAGAGCGCACTGTTAAGGCGCATTTGACTGCGATATTTAAAAAGCTAAATGTTAAAGATAGACTTGCGCTTGCGCTTTTAGTGCAAGGGTGAGTGATTCTCTTTTTTTCGAAGGCGCTTGAAGTGTCTTTATATTTCGTCCTGCTGATCAACTATCCTTTCTCGTTTAGCTTTTCCAAGTTTAGTTTGTACGATTCGCCATCCTCATAATGTTCCATTTTTACTAGCAGATAGTTGAGAGAGGGGGCAAACCAAAAGTAAGTTTGCTTCTTTTTTGATGTATTGTCTGTTCTTTCAACTTTTATTGCGTTTACTCTACCTATCTTTGTGTCGATGGTTTCCGTTCCTCTTCTTGCGAAACTCCAGTGTTTCACGTGGCCTCCGTCAGCAATTTTATACGTAAGGTCCTTTTTGTGGTTTCGTAGGTCGTTACGAATTTGAAGCTGGACGCCAAGCTTATCAATCGTCCCTTCTTCGATTTTCATATTCCAAGGTTTGTTCTTTATGTCGTTTTTTACAGTGTTTTTATCCCAATCGAAAGTGAGTGTTGCTTTGCGTTTTTTTCCTAGGACTTGGCTTTTGTAAAAATAGCTCAATGGAACAATAGTCTCATCTTGTTTAGTAAAGGAGACTTCTTCATGCAGTGACGCGATCAGTGTGCTTGCTTTAAATTTGAAATTCCAAACGTTGTCGCTTGTCTTGGAGAGGGTTTGTGTGCCTTCTACCTTGAGGCTGATGCCTTTTTTCCAGACGGTGCTATACGTTGCGCTATAAGGAGGGATAAATGAGTCTGGACTCTCGGCAGATGAGTGTACATTAGGAGAGGCTAGTACGGGAGCAATGGCGATAAGGCCTGTTGCAAATATAATGCGTGTGTTGATTCCCATACTAGCTCCTTTTACATCGTCAACTTAGATCCGTATGGTAAGTGATGCCTGTAGTTGGCAAAGCTTTATTGTCTAAAAAAGCTTTTCCGTTATCAAAAGTTAAACGTTTCTGGGCAAACCAGTGAACACTCAATGGGTAAATTTTGTGTTCTAACGCATGCACCTTATTTGCTAACGTTTCGGGTGTGTCATTAGCTTCAATGTTTGTTTTAGCTTGAAGGATGACTGCGCCTGCGTCAAGCTCTGCGCTAACAAAATGAACCGAAACGCCGTGCTCTTTTTCATTCGCTTCGATAGCTCGCTTATGCGTATCTAGGCCTTTGAATTTTGGCAGCAATGAAGGGTGAATATTGAGCATCCTGCCTTCATAATGGCGAGTAAAGTCCTCTGTTAAAATTCTCATAAAGCCTGCCAATACCACTAGCTCTGGGTTGTATTGGTCTATCAGCGATTGGAGAGCATTATCAAAGCTGTCTCTAGAGTCGAAGTCTTTATGGCTTAACGCATGAGCAGGGATGCCTGCGCTTTTTGCTCGTTCTAAACCATACGCATCAGATTTGTTGCTAATAACGGCTTTGATTTCGACATCGATTGCACCATGCAAGCTCTGGTCTATCAGAGCTTGCAAATTGCTGCCGCTTCCCGAAATCAGAACGACAACCGCTAACTTCATGCGTTTTCCTCAAGATCTGAGATGATAACCTCTTTGTCTTGAAGTGTGCGGATTTCGCCGATGACCCAGGCTTCTTCGCCAGACGCTTGAAGTTTAGATAGTGCGGCATCTGCATTGTCTTTTGATACAGCGATAACCATACCGACGCCACAGTTAAGTACTCGGTACATTTCTTCTTGCTCTACATTTCCTTTTTGCTGCAACCAGTCAAAAATTGCAGGGCGTTTCCAGCTCTCAGCGTTGATGTACGCAGCGGTGCCTTCAGGTAGAACTCTAGGAATATTTTCTAGTAGACCGCCGCCAGTGATGTGGGCAAGAGCATGAACGTCAATTTCTTCCATTAAAGAAAGGAGAGATTTTACATAAATGCGAGTGGGGGCCATTAGTGCGTCTTTTAATGCTATGCCTTCTACTTTTTCGTTAAGGTCTGCATCGCTTACTTCAAGGATCTTACGAATTAAGGAATAGCCGTTTGAATGAGGACCGGAAGAGCCTAATGCAAGCAATACATCGCCTTCGCTTACTTTCGTTCCATCAATTGCTTCGTTTTCTTCGACGACGCCAACGCAGAACCCCGCTAAATCATAGTCTCCATCGTGGTACATGCCTGGCATTTCAGCTGTTTCGCCACCGACAAGAGCGCATCCAGATTGAAGACAGCCTTCGCCAATACCCGTTACAACATTCGCTGCAACGTCAACGTCTAATTTGCCTGTTGCGTAGTAGTCTAAAAATAGAAGAGGTTCTGCGCCTGCAACAACTAGATCATTGACGCACATTGCAACGAGGTCGATGCCGATAGTGTCGTGTTTGTTTAAATCCATGGCAAGACGTAACTTCGTACCAACGCCGTCAGTTCCTGAAACAAGAACAGGGTTTTTGTATTTCGTTGGTAGTCGAGTCAAAGCGCCGAAACCGCCTAAACCGCCTAATACTTCAGGTCTGCGGGTTTTCTTGCTGACGCCTTTTATGCGCTCAACCAGTTCGTTGCCAGCATTAATGTCTACGCCAGCGTCTTTATAACTAATCGATTGTTTTTCCGATTGGGTCATTGCCTATGCCTTATCATGGATCAGGGAGAAAGTGCGCATTCTAACATAGTCGCGTCGAAGGGCTATGCTTCTTTCTAGTTTAGCAAGTAGAATAGTGCTAATTATTTAAGGTGACGTCATGATTTCGAAGTTTATATTTCTTTTTTTGGTGCTGTTTAATCTTGGTAGTGTGTATGCCGCTCAAACCAATGACCTATATAAAGAGCAGACTGTACTGCCTTCTGCTATGGCAGAACAGTCATTGCTGGAAGATGCTTTTTCCGAATCGGTCGAAAAAGTGCTTGTTAGAGTGTCAGGACGCGCAGACCGTATAAAGGGCGATGTATTGGCGCAAGCAAAGAAGAATGCGCCAGCTTGGGTGTCGCAACATTCGATTGTCGATCTAGGTGAGCTTAAGTTGTTTGGTGATGAGAGGTTGCCGGCGAAGCAGGTAACTGTGAGTTTTTATCCTCAATCTATCGATCGTTTTTTATCAGAAAATGCATTGCCTGTTTGGGGGAGTAATCGACCTTCAGTGTTGCTTTGGCTTGTAGAGGATCATGCGGGTGTGAGGTCTATGTCCGGTGCGCTATCGCCTAGTGATTTGCTTCGGGCTGTTTCGTTGCAGGCGAAAGAAGCGGGTTTAGCTATCTATGCGCCACTTTTGGATGACGTTGATAAAGGTGCTTTAACGACAGGAGAGGCGTGGGGGCTGTTTGAAGATGCGATTAGATCGGCTAGTAAGCGATACGAAACAGACACGGTTCTCGTTGTTAGGGTAAGTGAATTTGCTGGTAAAGTATCGGCGCAAGCCAACCTATTGTTACCGGACACTCAATCCGAATCGCTCCCATTGTCGTCTGCGGAAGCAGAAGGAGTCGCTGTTGATGTGGTGTCTAAATTAGCTAAGAGTTTTTCGGATAGGTATGCTTCTATTCAGGGTGTTGATGCCAATAGTATTGCGTTGCTTGATGTGGATGGTATTAAAACATTCGAAGCGGTTAAGCAAGTTGAGCGATATCTTAATTCAATTGGTGTTGTGAATGGTGCGCAAGTGAGTGCTGTTGATGGGGCGCGAGTATCGTTTAAAGTGAAGGTTAATGGTAGCAAGCAAAAGCTTCGCGATAGTATTTCTTTGGGTCATGTTATTTCACGATTGGATGTTGGGGCGTTAGAGCCGGGCGCAAATACAATTGAATTCTATAAATTTAATGGTGTAAACAAATGAGTGTAGAGAAAGGTAATTTGGAATCTAAGGTTGTAGAGCGTGACTTTTATGCGCGTTCAGAGGAGGAGCAGCAGGACTTTCTTTCTCAAACTTGGTGCAATCAGTGTATGGAAGTGGATTTAGGGATGAAAAATCCGAAAGAGTTCGAATCGAGTGAACGGTTATGGATAGAAGGAGAGTGCGTGAATTGCGGTGCTCAGGTGGTAACAGAGATCGTTTACGAAGATGAGTAGTTGATTTAAAGTTGTTTTCTGAATGTAGTGCTGTGTGGTGTTTTATGTTCTGTATTTTGGTCTTGTTGTATGGGGTTGATAGGCCGAAACTGAGATGAAAATAGACGGCAATCGAAATTTAGAAGATAAAATAGAGTAGAAAAAAAGCGGCCAAGGCCGCTTTTTTGATTGA encodes:
- a CDS encoding bifunctional diguanylate cyclase/phosphodiesterase, encoding MTLFRQLMLTIFILLSFVLMVVMAINFKTTKDYLVEQLRSTTQDTATSLSMQVSDFMALEDYASVDSSLNAVFDSGYFSKVRVHVYDTDSDVERSNQTVIQGVPAWFINSIDFEVPTAKAVVSNGWNELGQIYVTGSAGYGYFQLWNATRGLLLSFLIIGLVTIAVGWVMIRWLFKPLAEVEKQAEAIQQRKFVRMEKLPKTRELKSVVQSMNRMAEKLEKEFEAEAETAQWLQAKAFKDPVSGLGNRNFFDSQIKAHFSDADRVVDGLLLVSLADLGRLNNERGYEATDLFIRSSADIIQSQVSLSSAEAVLARLGGADFIVLLPNIDLDRLKHFVDETIAALHELASSRISYSESVANIGAVLIDQADDRSAAMAQVDAALRAAKTAGSNQVRVFDSEAGDDLAIGRMAWRDMLETAIESSSFTLRKQKVSGLDDLDNVFHEEIYASLEHEGKQYHAGYFIGLAEQFDLGDQVDQVIIKRVLAYLDQEKSSAQLAVNLSASAYAKPSFVAWLDVLLEGVSQDIKSKLAFEISEQSVLSTEDHSFLLVQTLKRHKVTFGIDNVGKQFSAFQYLQTLMPDYVKVDPSYTKMAVGEDAESFFMHTLCKMFGSLNIQVIATGVETTSQIDELKRFDIVSVQGYAIGRPQEMVIQ
- a CDS encoding type I secretion system permease/ATPase → MSQKDTPNDIQRVGEQASNVENEAVKESTQNPSQTEDNANADQIAEAGVNDTPTKEKEQWEIDASLLEYPNQLLDCLALLSKYFDNPYTADAIAAGLPITDNEMTPELFQRAAKRIGINSRFVKRNLKNISSMVLPVVLLLEDKKACVLLEVNQEQGVAKVFRPESGEGEVYIKLDKLEKVHTGYVFFVRPVFRFDKRSESKAERFKKGHWFWGTISRSWRIYRDVLVASLLINLFAVASPLFVMNVYDRVVPNNAFDTLWVLAIGAASVYLFDFLLRTLRSYFIDIAGKKSDILLSASIFSRVNNMKMEARPKSVGAFAKNLQEFESIREFITSATITTLVDLPFMFLIIGVIWLIGGPVSFIPLVTIFLILAYSVIIQRPLKRSIEESQKTASQKNALLIESLVNAESVKLNRAEGVLQKQWEGAVGNIADWGVKTRQLAQSCSAFAQVAQQLTTVVMVIAGVYQISEGNMSMGALIASVMLTGRALGPMAQIAGLATRYNQAKSALGAINEIMSAPVENPEDVKYVHRPAFEGNFQFDGVAFSYPEQEQTAISNVGFTIKPGEKVAIIGRIGSGKSTLGKIMTGLYAPSQGAVRVDGVDMRQINPADLRRNIGAVSQDVSLFYGSIRDNIVMGVPYIEDEAILRAADLSGVSEFANRRASGLDSDVGERGMLLSGGQRQSIAIARALLFDPPILILDEPTASMDNTTETRMKRRLMEGLKDKTLVLITHKASMLDMVDRIIVMDNGRMVADGPKAQVHEALRQGKLKVS
- a CDS encoding HlyD family type I secretion periplasmic adaptor subunit translates to MSKTNGDVAQNDLGFLSDRNAALMLKTPRGGRIILWVIFLFLTAGVIWAHYAELDEVTVGEGTVIPSSQLQVVQNLEGGILKEIATRIGQKVERGQLLMIIENTEALSSLREQQVESFNLDARAQRLAAEASGKDPEFSDEIKDAYPNIIDREEALYNNRLASLRANQQVFKQQIDQKKQEVIEQEAKLVNLRDSYELAEEELALTEPAFEQGAVSRVELLQLRRQVNTLRGDMEATELAIPRARSSLKEAENKLKEVDAKFRAEAQEDLTKVKGKLDQIRESSVSLEDKVSRTQVRSPVKGIVKQIQINTVGGVIKPGMNLVEIVPLEDSLLIEAKVRPEDIGFIKPGLPAVVKLTAYDFAVFGGLQARVETISADTILDEEGNSFYAVRVRTDKSYLGTEDRPLPIIPGMQAGVDVITGKKSLLDYLLKPILKAKQNALRER
- a CDS encoding response regulator transcription factor, which produces MNILCWNTDDAIWQHWAKVMPLQSNVIRVQSSEEVFEALNRKASEFEYCFVFLGDENFSRMVEDVVAIKIQFSDLKLIAFPNRSSQDAALRMLSNGVNGQCNPYIAQDQLALVLSVVDSGEIWGGKVFIQQLIKQTAQREHVLTNDTVLDELSDRERDVALFIAKGLTNKQIAGEMDIVERTVKAHLTAIFKKLNVKDRLALALLVQG
- a CDS encoding DUF3108 domain-containing protein yields the protein MGINTRIIFATGLIAIAPVLASPNVHSSAESPDSFIPPYSATYSTVWKKGISLKVEGTQTLSKTSDNVWNFKFKASTLIASLHEEVSFTKQDETIVPLSYFYKSQVLGKKRKATLTFDWDKNTVKNDIKNKPWNMKIEEGTIDKLGVQLQIRNDLRNHKKDLTYKIADGGHVKHWSFARRGTETIDTKIGRVNAIKVERTDNTSKKKQTYFWFAPSLNYLLVKMEHYEDGESYKLNLEKLNEKG
- the purN gene encoding phosphoribosylglycinamide formyltransferase, whose translation is MKLAVVVLISGSGSNLQALIDQSLHGAIDVEIKAVISNKSDAYGLERAKSAGIPAHALSHKDFDSRDSFDNALQSLIDQYNPELVVLAGFMRILTEDFTRHYEGRMLNIHPSLLPKFKGLDTHKRAIEANEKEHGVSVHFVSAELDAGAVILQAKTNIEANDTPETLANKVHALEHKIYPLSVHWFAQKRLTFDNGKAFLDNKALPTTGITYHTDLS
- the purM gene encoding phosphoribosylformylglycinamidine cyclo-ligase, giving the protein MTQSEKQSISYKDAGVDINAGNELVERIKGVSKKTRRPEVLGGLGGFGALTRLPTKYKNPVLVSGTDGVGTKLRLAMDLNKHDTIGIDLVAMCVNDLVVAGAEPLLFLDYYATGKLDVDVAANVVTGIGEGCLQSGCALVGGETAEMPGMYHDGDYDLAGFCVGVVEENEAIDGTKVSEGDVLLALGSSGPHSNGYSLIRKILEVSDADLNEKVEGIALKDALMAPTRIYVKSLLSLMEEIDVHALAHITGGGLLENIPRVLPEGTAAYINAESWKRPAIFDWLQQKGNVEQEEMYRVLNCGVGMVIAVSKDNADAALSKLQASGEEAWVIGEIRTLQDKEVIISDLEENA
- a CDS encoding DUF2066 domain-containing protein; this translates as MISKFIFLFLVLFNLGSVYAAQTNDLYKEQTVLPSAMAEQSLLEDAFSESVEKVLVRVSGRADRIKGDVLAQAKKNAPAWVSQHSIVDLGELKLFGDERLPAKQVTVSFYPQSIDRFLSENALPVWGSNRPSVLLWLVEDHAGVRSMSGALSPSDLLRAVSLQAKEAGLAIYAPLLDDVDKGALTTGEAWGLFEDAIRSASKRYETDTVLVVRVSEFAGKVSAQANLLLPDTQSESLPLSSAEAEGVAVDVVSKLAKSFSDRYASIQGVDANSIALLDVDGIKTFEAVKQVERYLNSIGVVNGAQVSAVDGARVSFKVKVNGSKQKLRDSISLGHVISRLDVGALEPGANTIEFYKFNGVNK